GAAGTGCCGGTGTTGGTGGACCGTAACGGCCTGACCCCCACCCATTTTGGCCCCTTGCCGCCCCAATTGGCCGCGCTGAATCGGGCGCACATGGCAGTGCATGAGCTGGTGGTGCAAGCGCTGTTAGGCCGCGATGCGCAGGCTGCCCGCTATGCCCTGCTGCTTGACCCCCTGACCGCCGCAGTTTGCTCACCGGCCGAAATTGACGCCTTGTTCACGGAGATGTGGGCTGCGCAGCGCCCCTATTTGACCTATTGGGACTGAGCGAAAAAGAACCAGCCGTCTGGCTGGTTCTTGACGAGATGGGGACTGAACGAAGCAAGAACCAGCCGTCTGGCTGGTTCTTGACGAGGTGGGGACTGAGCGAAAAAGAACCAGCCGTCTGGCTGGTTCTTTGCAAGATGGGTACTGCGCAGCGGCAGCATGGCGGCGCGCAGTCAGGTGGGGATGCCGGCCTGTATCACCTGCGGGCGTTGGCGCAGACGCAGTGCCTTGATCCGGCGCGCGGGCACGGGCGTCGGCCACAAAGATGGATGCATCGGCACGGTCGGCGCCGGCTGACGCATCGGCGACTGATAGCCGATCAGTCGCATCAGTTCGGCTTGCGTTTGTGCCGCCTCCACCCGCTGCACCAACTGACCATCTTTCTCCTCGAAGATGATCCGCCGCGGCTCTGGGCTGAGGCAGTGATGCGCGCCGCCGCGGCCGGAGATCATCTGCTGGTAGGCGCCCACGCCGCAGATGGCAATCACCGTGCCGACGCCCGAGTCGGGCAGCATGAGCGGCGCCTTGCCTGGCCTGGGGTAGACATCATCTGAGTCACAGGTGCGACGGCTGCCCAGGCGCACGGCGCGCAGCGGACGATCCCAGCCATCGAGCGGCAGGGTGACAAATTTCTGGTCAGGCACCAGTACGCTGTCCGGTATGGACACCATCAGGCTGCCGTTGATCAGGTACCAATCGGGCTGCCCCTCGGCGCCGCGCTTGACCTGACCCACATCGAACAGGTAGACACTGTGATTGGCCACGGTGTAGCGACCGAATTCACCCACCAGGTCAGGCATAGGCACGCTGTATTCCAGGCACAGCGCGCGCATCTCTTCCATGAGCAGCGTGAGGAAGCCCGTGTAATCGAACTCAAAATCGAGCCGATAGCCAGAGGTGGGCGTGCCGCCGCCATAGTTGAAGAAACGCAGCGTCGGCACGCGCTGGCGCAGCTCGCAGTAGTTGCGAATGGAGGCGCGCAGCGTGGTCAGGAAATGGTCGGCGTCCTCAACCTGGCTGCCGATCATGGCGTGATACATCACCAGCGTGTGCGGCGTGCCGGCCAGTCCGGCGACAACGTCTGCCATCTCGCCGGCGGTCAGCCCAAAACGATCGTTGCCCAGGTGTGCGCCGTCTCGATTACCAGCCTCCCGCTCGCGCACGCCAAACTGCATGGGCAGCGGGCAGGTGCGCAGGGCGGCAAATTCGTCCAGGTCATCCAAGACTGAAATGACCGCTGCATGACCCGCGCGGCGCAGACGCAGGATGGCGTCCGTGTAATGCGGCTCCTTCGAGCCATTGCAGATCAGGTAGCGGTCCGCTTTCAGAATGCCCTGCTTCCAGAGGTGATGGGCAATCTTCACGTCCGCAGCCGCCGACGTTTCGTAGTGAGCGCCGGCCTCCAGGGCTGTGCGCACGACATCGGCCGCAAAATTGGCCTTGGTGGCGTACGCGTACAAAAATGTCCCTGCATAGGCAGTGGCGCGCGCGGCCTGGGCCGCCCATCCCATCATGCCATGCACCTGACGCGTGATCTGCGGCAGATACGCGAGTTCCAGGGGCGTGCCGTGGCGTGCCGCCAGTACATTCAGGTCAACACGACCACCCAGCATCAGGTGGCCCTGCTGACGGGACATGAAATCGGTCAAATGGCCTTCCGCTGACCGATGGAACCGGGACTGCATGAATGAAGCGAACGTCTGCAACTTGACCAGTGCCCTCCTAATGATCTATGCTCTGTCTGCGCAGCCAACCGCTGCGTTGCCTGGCGCCCATGATTTATGTGCGCGCAGATGAAAACGCCAGGCACAGGTTCATGTACCCAGCGTTGCGCCGCCGCACCGTATGGCGCGTTCGGCAAACAACTATTCGACTACCTTGACTAAGCGGGTTTGGTTGGCGCAGACAGGATCGCCCGCTGAGGGCCGATCATCATGTGGAGAGTGGTACTGTGGGCATAAAGAAGCCCGCTACCGGTTGGCTGCGGGCTGGCGAGAGGGGAACGCGTGCTTTCAGAGAAAGACGCGTCTCAGCCACCCAGCCTGCCGGACCGGTCGTACACTATCCCATTGGTTTCTGCGTCACGTACCCGCTTTGTAGAGCAAGCGTCCATAAAACCTCGAGAAAGCTCGCACGATGGTCAAGGGTGGCATCAAGCCACCAAGGCGTCCAGCAAACTGAGCGCCTTTGTAAGACCGTGTCATTGCACCCGATGTCGCAACGTCGCACGAGCGGCCAACAACCGTCATGATTCATGTTTGAATCAAGTGTAATTATTACACAAACCGGGGTGGATGTCAAAACGCGGAAAGGCGTTGATGCATTTCAAACGGATGGCAAACCATCTACGGGCGCCTGAAAGAGATCGTCGCGGATGTAGAGTTGCTCCACCAGGCGGCGGCTGAACCAGGCCCAGGGGCCAGGCCGAGCGCCAGGCAGGCGGTGGAGCGTGGTGTGCGGCAGCCAGGACAGCAGCGAAGACCACCAAAATTGGGTGGCGCGCCACGCGAGCTGCGCGGTCCAGGCAAAGACGAGGGGGCCGGCCGGGCAACCAGGCTCATCTTTGTGCAGCGCGGCGTGATCGCGGGCCGGGTCGTAGCCGGCAGAGTCAGGCAGAGCAAAGCTATAAAGATTTTGCAACAATGCAGGCGGCCGCTCTTCCCAGGTGGGCAAGTCAGGCCCAGAGATGCCCTGGGCCAGCGCCAGTTCGACCCAATTGGTGTGCGCGTAGAAATCTTGTACGGCATGCAGAATTCTGCCAACCTGATAGAGTGCGTGACCGGGGGATCTCTCGCCTGTCAACGTGCGACGACCATAAGTGGTCAGCCAGTCCCAGTGGGCGGCAACTTCAGTCCCATCGGCCAGGTTGGCGAAGTGAAAACGGAGGTTCTGTGTCCTGACCGCCGGTGAGGGCCAATGGGCCGCCAAAATGTTGTAGTAATCAACCGACCAATTACCCCACAAGACAACCCGCTGCGCGGCGACCGGCAAGGCGCTCGTGCGCAGGACTGCGGTTGTGATCCGCTCATGAAATTCGAAGCGCATGACTCCTCCATGAGGTAGCATCGGGATAGCATCGGGGCAGCATCAGGGTAGCATCGGGGTGGCATCAGGCGCAACCATACCACCAAGCCGCGCATCTGTCCAACACAACGCAGGCCCCAAACGGAAGATAGTGTACTTGCACGGCTGCAAGGTGTGCGCTATACTTACGCCCATCCTCAGGAAGTTTTGTTGCGCAGATTAACGTACGACCGCAGTGATTGAGTGCTCAGAGAGACGCGTTGAGCGGCGCACGAGTTTGAGCCAACAAAATGATGGTGATCCGTCAGATGTATTGCACAGCCACGGACCATCATCCACAGGATTCGATCAGTTCGCTGCCTGCCGCCTTGTGCGCCAGGCCCTGCCGGGGCGCGACTTGTGTCACGGCCAGCACTTAGCCATGCCAGGAGGATCATTCTATGACGTACACCAAGCCCACCCTCATCAAGCACGACGAACTGAAGTCCGTTACCTTCAGCAGCCATTAATCGTGCTCGAGATGCCGGCGCTGTGATGGCACTCGGTGGTCGTCGCTTCATCGTTGTCA
Above is a window of Candidatus Amarolinea dominans DNA encoding:
- a CDS encoding arginine decarboxylase, which codes for MQSRFHRSAEGHLTDFMSRQQGHLMLGGRVDLNVLAARHGTPLELAYLPQITRQVHGMMGWAAQAARATAYAGTFLYAYATKANFAADVVRTALEAGAHYETSAAADVKIAHHLWKQGILKADRYLICNGSKEPHYTDAILRLRRAGHAAVISVLDDLDEFAALRTCPLPMQFGVREREAGNRDGAHLGNDRFGLTAGEMADVVAGLAGTPHTLVMYHAMIGSQVEDADHFLTTLRASIRNYCELRQRVPTLRFFNYGGGTPTSGYRLDFEFDYTGFLTLLMEEMRALCLEYSVPMPDLVGEFGRYTVANHSVYLFDVGQVKRGAEGQPDWYLINGSLMVSIPDSVLVPDQKFVTLPLDGWDRPLRAVRLGSRRTCDSDDVYPRPGKAPLMLPDSGVGTVIAICGVGAYQQMISGRGGAHHCLSPEPRRIIFEEKDGQLVQRVEAAQTQAELMRLIGYQSPMRQPAPTVPMHPSLWPTPVPARRIKALRLRQRPQVIQAGIPT